A segment of the Prochlorococcus sp. RS04 genome:
TATGAAACATGCCACAGGCAGAGGTCCTGAAAGAGTTGTTACTGAAGATATGGAATTTACAGGATTAGGAGCAAATGCTCATGTAATTGTTTTTTGTGAGCAAGAATTAATAGATAAAATGAGAGATAACATCAGGGACGATTTAAGCTACTACGGAGGAGTAGCTTATATTTCTGAAGCAACACCTCTTTAAATTAAAGCAGAAATATTTTTTAAGAATGAATCCAATCTACTCTTATATTTTTTCTACTATTTAAATATCTATCAATTGACATCGCAGCAATACATCCATCAGAAGCCGCAACGACTGCTTGCTTAAATGGTGTATTTCTTATATCTCCAATAGCCCATACTCCATCAGAGTTTGTAGACATAAAGTCATCGACAATTACTCCTCCGTCTTCTTTTAAAGCAATTTGATCACCTAAAAAATCAGTAATAGGCTTTGAACCACTCATATATACAAAGACTCCATCTAAATTTAAATTGATAGGATTTTCTTCTTGCTTATTTTTTACAACAACACCATTTACACCCATATCATCGCCCAATATCTCCAATAATCTTGTTCTACTCCAATGTTTTATATTTGAATTATCCATCAATTCCATAGCTTCTTCATTATCTGATTTAGGGTCACTTGATGTAATCCAATGCACAGTTGATGCAAATTTAGTTAGGACAGTTGCCTCTTCAATTGCCTCCTTGTTTACTCCAACAACGGCAACTTCTCTATTTTTATAAAAAGCCCCATCACATGTAGCACAATAACTTACTCCTTTGCCAAGAAAATCCGCTTCGCCCTTAAATGATGCAGGCCTACCCATTGCACCACTTGCAAGTACAAGTGCTTTAGCTTTGAAAGTGCCTTCAGGTGTATAAACCATTTTCCATTCACCACTAGCGTCTATTCCGAACACTTGTGCTCTTCTATAGTCTGTACCATATTGCACAGCCTGTTCTCTCATTAAAGTAAGTAATTTCTCCCCACTTATATCAACCGGAACACCTGGATAATTAGCTATTTGATGGGTTATTGCTAAGGCTCCAACAGATGGATTTTTATCTAAAATTACTGTCTTTAAGTTTGAACGAGATGTATAAAGTGCGCAAGTACATCCGGCCGGGCCTCCTCCGATAATAACTACATCTGACTCAATGATTTCCAATTTAATAAAACTCCTTTTTAGTAGTTAATTAGATGAGCTCTTGGTTAGAAGAAATCTTTAATGTAAATACCTAACCATGTTTATAAATATAAGTTAAAAGAAAAAAGAGAAAAAAGCATAATATAGAAACAAACTTACATAGGAAAAACATAAAAAATTAAATATCAAAATGATCAGTTACGTGAAATGTTCTGTATTGATCTATTATTAGTTCATATCGAAACAAAAATTGCCGAAGAAACAATATATTTTTTATGACCAACTCTGACTACATTTTAAAAGCTGCCATTAAGAAAGTAACCGAAAAATTAAACGAGATATTAGTTGAAAAAATTGAAGAAGCAACAAATATTGCTCAGGATGCTCCAGAAATTTTCAAAAAAAAATTTGATAGTTTAAAAGAATCCATAATCGAAGAAGCCTCAAGAATGGAAAAAGCGGAAAATATTCAAGAGAATGAGTCCTCAAATACTTATCAAGATTCCAAAATAAAAAAAGCTTTATATGAAATTGAAGGTATCAGTAAGCAAATTGATCTCCTTAATCAAACTATAAATAATCAAATTAAATGAGTTATCACATTTTTCATTATCGTTTAAAAAAATTGAAGAGAGCCTTTCTTATTTGGATAACTCTGATTTCGCTTTTAACAATTTTGTGGATAGATAATATTAGATTTACAATTTTCCAAACTAAAAGTAATGAAAAAAGTAGGGTCCAAATTCAAAGAGCTAGGTGGTTTACTAATCAATTAATAAAGCTTGGTTCAGCATTTATTAAAATTGGACAATTATTATCAGCGAGACCTGATTTGATTCCTAATACCTGGATACAGGAATTGTCTAAATTGCAGGATCAAGTTCCTAATTTTTCATTTGCGCAAGTTGAAGAAACTATAAGAGATGAACTAGGGTCTAAGTTTAATGAAATAGATCAAATAATATGTGATCCGGTTGGATCAGCATCACTAGCTCAGGTTCATAGAGCGACTTTAAAAAATGGTAAGAAAGTGGTATTTAAAGTTCAAAGACCCAATTTAAAAGAATTGTTTATTATCGATTTGGGCATAATGCAGCAAATAGCAGGATTGTTACAGAAAAACAAGAATTGGAGTCGAGGTAGAAACTGGGTTGAAATTGCTAGAGAGTGTAGGAAAGTTCTCATGAAAGAGCTTGATTTTAATTGTGAAGCACAATATGCAGCAAGATTTAGACAGCAATTTCTTGATGATGAAAATGTTGAAGTCCCTGAAGTAATTTGGGATATGAGCAGTGAAAAAGTTCTTTGTTTAAGTTATTTAGAAGGAACAAAAATAAGCGATTTAGAAAAATTACAATCAAAAGAAATTGATTTACCTAAGATTGCTGAAGTAGGTGCCATCAGCTATTTAAAACAATTAGTAAATTATGGTTTTTTTCATGCAGACCCCCATCCAGGGAATCTAGCAGTTTCAAATGAAGGTAAATTGATTTTTTATGATTTTGGAATGATGGGCAATATCTCAAATAATCTTCAAACAAGATTAGGGGGGATGGTTAAGGCTGCTGCTCTTAGAGACGCCTCATCACTTGTTAGTCAATTACAACAAGCTGGTCTAATTTCAAAAGATATAGATGTAGGCCCAGTCAGAAGATTAGTCAGATTGATGCTTAAAGAAGCCTTAACTCCTCCATTTAGTCCAAATATTATCGAAAAATTATCTGGAGATTTATACGAACTTGTTTATGAAACACCATTTCAACTGCCAGTAGATTTAATCTTTGTGATGAGAGCTTTATCAACTTTTGAGGGAGTTGGTAGAATGCTTGACCCAGGGTTTAACCTTGTATCAGTTACAAAGCCTTATTTAATAGAACTTATGACTTCGAATAATCAAACTCCCAACGATTTAATTAACCAATTTGGAAGGCAAGTAGGTGAACTAGGATCAAAAGCTGTTGGGATTCCCAAAAGAATAGATGAAAGTTTAGAAAGATTAGAGCAGGGCGATTTACAACTGCAAATAAGAATGGGAGAGTCTGATAGACAATTCAAAAAAATGTTTACTGCTCAAAAAACTTTAGGCCATTCAATTCTTATAGGAAGCTTATCAATTGCATCTGCTTTACTTGTAACCAATAAACAAAATAATTTTGCATTATTGCCAATTATTTTTGCACTACCAATAAGTATTGACTGGATAAAGTGCCAATTAAGTATGAGAAAAGGCTCACGTTTAGAAAAACTTAAGCGCTAAAAAACTATATATTTTTGGGACCTAAACCTAAAGCTCCAGCAAATCTTGCTTGATTTCCCAATTCCTCCTCAATTTTTAAAAGCCTATTGTATTTTGCAATCCTTTCACTTCTGCTCAAAGAGCCTGTCTTGATCTGACCCGATCTTGTGGCGACAGATAAATCTGCAATTGTTGTATCTTCAGTCTCACCACTCCTATGACTAATAACACTTGTGAAACCAGACATTTTAGCTAACTCAATAGCTTCCAAAGTTTCAGTTAATGTTCCAATTTGATTTACCTTTATTAGGATTGAATTAGCAGATTTTTCCATAATCCCTTTCCTTAACCTTTCTGTGTTAGTAACGAATAAATCATCACCTACAAGCTGAACTTTATTACCTAATTCTTTGTTTAATTCTGACCAACCCTCCCAATCATCCTCAGCTAAACCGTCCTCTATTGAAACTATTGGATAATTAGAAACTAGTTTTGAAAGATATGAAATCATTTCAGAACTATTTAAACTTTTCCCTTCATATTTATAAGTACCATCACTATAAAATTCAGTGCTAGCAGCGTCTAAAGCTAAAGATACCTGCTCACCCGGCTTGAACCCGGCTTTTTGAATTGCTTCTAATAATAAGTCCCCTGCCTCTTCGCTTGATGACAAATTCGGGGCAAATCCACCCTCATCGCCTACAGCAGTAGATAGACCTTTTTGATCAAGTAATGATTTTAATGAGTGAAAAATTTCAGTACCCATTCTTAATGATTCACTGAAATTATTAACTCCATGTGGGACGAGCATAAATTCCTGAAAATCAAGACTATTTGGTGCATGAGCGCCACCATTTATTACATTCATCAATGGGACTGGAAGAAGATTGGATAATGGATCTCCAAGATATCTATATAGGGGAATGTCTAAAGCATTTGCTGATGCTCTAGCAGTTGCAAGACTTACTGCAAGGATTGAATTTGCTCCAAGGTTAGACTTATTAGGAGTTCCATCAATTTCAATCATTAATTTATCTACTGCAGTTTGATCTAAAGATGACAAACCACATAAAGCTGGCGATATTGTTTCATGAATTTTATTAACAGCATTCAAAACTCCTTTCCCCATATATTTTGAACCACCATCTCTTAATTCATGCGCCTCATGAGCACCAGTGCTAGCTCCGCTGGGAACAATTGCTCTACCAGTTGCACCACATTCCAAAAATACTTCTGCCTCTACAGTTGGATTACCTCTTGAATCAAGGACTTGCCTTGCTTCAACAGTATCAATAAGAAAATCAATAGTTTCTTTCACAATTTAATTATTACTATTTAAATCCTATTAATAGCTGAACTATTTGGCTAATATCTGAAATATATTTGTTAACCAACTATAATTTTTAATTTTATAAGAGCTTAGATATTATTTAACGTTTTTTTCATTCTAAAGTTCCCGCAAATCCTCTCATCTAAATAATTTTCAAATTCATCTTACAATTTGAAAATTATTGGATGATTATTAATGCAGATCCTATTTAGAATATTAATTAATAATCAACTATAGATTTTATAGTTTATGAGAGAAACACTTACATCCAGTCCTGAACTATTTAGCGATATTAGTTGGAATCTCCTTTTATTAGGGGAAGAAACCGCAAAAAAATGGGATCATAGCGAATTTAATATTGAACACATAATTCATACATTATTCTCATCAAGTGAATTCTTTGCCTTCATTGAAAAATTATCAATTGACCAAGATACAGTTTTAGACATAACAGAAGATTTTTTAGAAGAGACACCAACAAATGAGTCAGATATTTTTACTATCGGAGAAGATTTAGAAATTTTATTAGATAATGCGAATCAGATTAAAACTCAATGGGGATCGAGATTAATAGAAATCCCTCATTTACTTATTGCTCTTGGAAGAGATTTAAGAATTGGAAATTATGTTTTTGAAGAAGGAAACCTTTCAATGGAACAATTAGAGGAAGAATTAAAGTTTTACCCAAATATTAATCAATCAAAAAATTCTTTTAATTATGGGAATGTAATTGAAATAAATAATCAATCTAATTTTGAATCAAAAAACGAGACTAACGAGACTTTTGTAAAAGAAGAAAAATTTAAAAAAGCTATTGTTCCATTACCAAAAAGTGAACTTAAAATTGAACCCAAAAAACAAGTTGGAAAAGATGAAAATGCTCTTTCAATTTATGGAAAAGATTTAACAGAATCAGCTAAAAAAGGCTTACTGGATCCCGTTTTAGGAAGAGAAAATGAGATCAATAATTTAATGAGGGTACTCTGCAGAAGAAACAAAAATAACCCTATACTTATTGGAAACCCTGGAGTTGGTAAAACCTCAATTGCAAAATTACTTGCTCAATTAATTGTAGAAAAAAAAGTTCCTGATACTTTAAAGGACTTAAAAATTATTTCACTTGACTTAGGTGCATTAGTTTCTGGGACCAAATTTAGAGGTCAACTAGAGGAAAGACTGAGTTTAATAATGCAGGAACTAAATAATCCAAACCAAGGAATGATTCTATTTATTGATGAAATTCACTCAATATTAAGTTCTGACAGATCTTCTACCGACATCAGCAATATCTTAAAACCTTTACTAGCTGAAGGAGAACTTAGATGTATCGGCACAACAACACCTGAGAAATTTCGTGAAACTATTGAAAAAGATCAGGCATTAAATAATTGCTTTCAAAAGATAGCTGTTAATGAACCTTCAGTAGAATTAAGCGCAAAAATATTACAAGGGATCAAAAAGAAATATGAATCACATCATGGCATAAAAATTTCTGAAGAGGCTGTGAACTATTCTGCAAAATTGGCCGATAGATACATCAGCGATAAATGTCTCCCTGATAGTGCAATAGATTTAATTGATGAAGCAGCTGCACAGTTGAAAATCGAGTCTAATAATATGCCTCAAATCATTCTCCAACAAGAAAACAAACTTAATACTATTGATGAAAAATTGAATAATTTGCAAGGAGAAAATATCGAAGCTCAAGAAAAACTATTTAATAATAGACAACAATCAGAGGCAAAATTGAACGTTCTTTTGGAAAATTGGAACAATTTACGTGAAGAAATGGAGGAATTATCTATTTTAATGAAAGAAGAAGATAAGCTAACCAAACAAATAAATGATAAATCAAATCGCGAAATTGAAAATGATCTAGAGTATTTAGAAAAGCTTGAAGAAGAGTTAAGTGAAGTAGAGAATGACATACAAAAACTTGAAGAGAACTTTAATAAAATAAAGAAAAATAGAAATTTCCCTTTTAAATATCAAGTTGAACCTGATGATATTGCAGATGTTATATCAAAAATCACAGGTATTCCAATTTCTAAAGTAGTTTCAAATGAACGTAAGAAATTAGTCAATCTAGAAACAGAACTAAGTGAAAAAGTTATTGGACAAGAAAAAGCCATAGAAGCTGTTTCTGCTGCAATTAGAAGAGCTCGAGTTGGTATGAAAAGTCCTAAAAGACCTATTGGATCTTTTTTATTTATGGGTCCTACTGGTGTTGGGAAAACAGAATTAGCAAAATCTCTTGCAAGAGTTTTATTTGATGAAGAAGACGCACTTTTAAGATTAGATATGAGTGAATATATGGAGAAAAATGCCGTAGCAAGACTTTTAGGAGCACCCCCAGGTTATGTTGGTTATGAAGAGGGAGGTCAATTAACTGAAGCTGTAAGACGTAAACCCTATTCAGTAATACTTCTTGATGAGATAGAAAAAGCACATGCAGAAGTATTTAATATCCTTTTGCAAGTCTTAGACGAAGGAAGATTAACGGACTCTCAAGGAAGGACCGTAGATTTCAAAAATACGGTAATCATTATGACAAGTAACCTAGCTGGTAAATCTATACTTGAGTATTCACAAAAGATTTCTAAAAGTGAGGGAAAGTTAGAAAAAGATCAACAAACTCTTGATGATTCAATTAGTAATGCATTGTCTTCAATTTTTAGACCTGAATTTTTAAATAGGATTGACGAAGTGGTAAAGTTTGAACCATTATCTATTGATGAACTTCAAAAAATAATCATTCTACAAACAGAAGATTTAAAGAACCTGCTACTTGAGCAGAAAATAAATATCGCTATAGACAAAAAAGTTATCAACAAAATTGCAAACGATTCTTACGAACCTGAATATGGTGCTAGGCCACTTAGCAGGGAACTTAGAAGACAAATAGAAAATCCCTTGGCTGCAAAACTTTTAGAGGATAACTTCAAAAATAAAAAAAATATAACAATTAAACTTAACCCTGCTAAAAAAGATGAGATCGTTTTCAAACCTAGCTGAGGAGTAAATCAATAAGCTAAAATAAAAACTAAAGCATAAAGCTTAATTTCAAAAAAATTTTGTGACAAGTCCTACTACTAATAAAGAACCTCTTAAACAGGATTCTCCTGAAGTTGAAGAGCCTAAAAAAAAGAATAATTTTTTTAGATCTACCTACGATGAGCTTAAACTTGTCGTGTGGCCTAACAAACAACAACTTTTTAGCGAATCAGTAGCAGTTATAATTATGGTATCTTTTTCTGCTGCAGCCATTGCTTCTGTTAGCAGATTCTATGGATGGGCAGCCTCGCAAATTTTTGGTTGAATTTTCTCCCGAATATCCATTTATAAAGACCTTAATTAAGCTTCCAGAAAAATGAGTAATGAATTAACTACAAACCTTGCTTCTTCAAAAGCAAATACAAGCATCGCAAGATGGTATGCAGTCCAAGTAGCATCAAGCTGTGAAAAAAAAGTAAAAGCAACTCTTGAGCAGAGATCAGTAACTTTAGGTGTTAATAATAGAATCATTGAAATTGAAATTCCCCAAACTCCAGGAATTAAATTAAAAAAAGATGGAAGCAGACAAACTACTGAAGAAAAAGTTTTCCCAGGTTATGTACTCGTAAGAATGATATTGGATGAAGATACAATGATGGCTGTTAAAAGTACTCCTAATGTAATTAACTTTGTCGGTGCTGAAGACGGTAGAGGCAGCGGAAGATCGCGAGGTCATATCAAACCTCGACCATTATCAAGACAAGAAGTTAATAGAATCTTTAAGCGCGCATCAGAGAAAAAAGCTGTAATCAAGTTAGATATTGAAGAAAAAGATAGAATCATTGTAACTAGCGGTCCATTCAAGGATTTCCAGGGAGAAGTTATAGAAGTTTCCGGAGAAAGAAATAAATTAAAAGCATTACTTTCAATATTTGGGCGCGAGACTCCTGTAGAATTAGAATTCTCCCAAATCAATAAACAAAATTAATTTCTAATTGTTCTTGTTTATCGAGTAAAATTATGATTTTCTACTCCAGCTTAAATTCTCTAATCTAATGGCAAAAAAAATTGTTGCAGTTATCAAGCTTGCTCTACAAGCAGGCAAAGCAAATCCTGCTCCTCCTGTAGGGCCCGCTTTAGGACAACATGGTGTCAATATCATGGCATTTTGCAAAGAATACAACGCAAGGACACAAGATAAAGCAGGTTTTGTAATTCCAGTCGAGATTTCTGTTTTTGAAGATAGAAGCTTTACTTTTATCACAAAAACACCTCCTGCTTCCGTCTTAATAACAAAAGCAGCTGGTATAGAGAAAGGTTCAGGTGAATCCGCAAAAGGCTCTGTTGGGAATATAAGTAAAGCTCAATTAGAAGAAATAGCCAAAACTAAGCTTCCTGATCTAAACTGTTCTAGTGTTGAATCTGCAATGAAAGTAATTGAGGGTACTGCTCGTAATATGGGCGTCTCTATCACTGATTGAGTTCAATACACAATTTCTCACTATTTAGGGGAGGTTATTTAATAACCGTTTGCACCCAATATTATTATGAAAAAACTATCTAAAAGAATGGCGGCTCTATCAACAAAGATAGAAGATCGCATTTACGCACCACTTGAAGCTCTTAGTATTATCAAGGAAAATGCTAATGCAAAATTTGATGAAACTATTGAAGCACATATACGTCTAGGTATTGATCCAAAATATACTGATCAACAATTAAGGACCACTGTTGCATTACCACATGGTACTGGCCAAAGCATCAAAATTGCAGTAATTACAAGCGGTGAGAATGTATCGAAAGCTAAGGCTGCTGGTGCAGATTTATTTGGCGAAGAAGATCTTGTAGAAAGCATCAACAAAGGAAATATGGAGTTTGATCTACTTATAGCAACTCCAGATATGATGCCAAAGGTTGCAAAATTAGGAAGAGTTTTAGGACCTAGAGGTTTAATGCCTAATCCTAAAGCTGGGACAGTGACGAATGACATTGCTAATGCAATAAAAGAATTCAAAGCTGGTAAGCTCGAATTTAGAGCAGATAAGGCTGGAATCGTTCATGTCCGCTTTGGAAAAGCAAGTTTCACAAAAGAGGCTCTATTTGACAACTTAAAAACCTTACAAGAATCAATTGATAAAAATAAACCAAGTGGAGCTAAAGGAAAGTATTGGAAAACTTTTTATGTAACTTCAACAATGGGGCCTTCAGTTCAATTAGACATAAATGCTGTACAAGATTACCAACCTGAAGGTTAACGCTTTGTAGTATAATTTAAATTGCAATAATACGGCCAAAGAAAGTAGGTAGATTTAGTTATTCTAAATTTTTAATTCCTACCGAGGACTCGTCTTAAATTATTTCTTTTTGGATCTAATAAAAGCGGCCTCTTTAAAAGAACTTTGCCGCATTTCCTGCTCTCCCTAAATTACGATCCAAAAAACATCAATGGGCCGAACACTAGAGAATAAGCAAAAAATCGTTACTGAGATTAAATCTCTTTTAGACGACTCGGAAATGGCTGTAGTTCTTGACTATAAAGGTTTAACTATCAAAGAGATGTCAGATTTGCGATCTAGATTGCAAACAACTAACGGCATCTGCAAAGTTACTAAAAATTCATTAATGCGCAAAGCTATTGATGGAGATAGTAATTGGAACGATCTTGAATCTTTATTGACCGGAACAAATGCTTTTGTGTTAATTAAAGAAGATGTTGGTGGTGCTGTAAAAGCAATCCAATCTTTTCAAAAAGACACCAAAAAATCCGAGACCAAAGGAGCTTTATTTGAAGGCAGACTTCTTAGCGATTCTGAAATAAAAGAAATTGCAAGTCTTCCATCTAAAGAAGTATTGATGGCAAAAATTGCTGGTGCTCTAAGTGGCGTAGCAACAAAAATTGCGATCTCTATCAATGAAGTGCCTTCTGGACTTGCTAGATCACTTAAACAACATTCTGAAAAATCAGAATCTTAAATCAAAACCCTAATTAACTTTTAAGAAAATGTCCGCAAAAACTGAAGAAATTCTTGAATCATTAAAATCTTTATCACTTTTAGAAGCATCTGAGCTTGTAAAGCAAATTGAAGAGGCTTTTGGTGTATCTGCTGCAGCTTCTGCAGGTGTAGTAATGGCAGCTCCTGGAGCAGCTGGTGGTGACGCTGATGGTGGCGCTGCTGAAGAAAAAACTGAATTTGATGTAGTTCTCGAAAGCTTTGATGCAGCTGCAAAAATCAAAGTTCTTAAGGTTGTAAGAAATGCAACTGGTCTAGGTCTTGGCGATGCAAAAGCACTTGTTGAATCTGCACCAAAAACAGTAAAAGAAGGAATAGCCAAAGCAGATGCTGAATCTTTAAAGAAAGAGATTGAAGAAGCTGGCGGTAAAGTTACACTTAAGTAAGAGTACATTTTTTCAAGCCGATAAACTTAATATCGGCTTCAAAAATTATGAATAGTGATAGTATTGCGATTGAAGCCGCAACTGATGGTGCCTGCAGTGGTAATCCAGGCCCAGGTGGTTGGGGTGGTTTAATAATTTTTGACGATAACAGCGAATTAGAAATAGGTGGTTCCGAGCAAAATACTACTAATAATAGAATGGAACTCACTGCGGCTATAAAAACTCTTGAGAAATTAAAAACCTACAAATTAAAAGAGAACTTTAAACTAAGAACTGATAGTAAATATGTCATAGAAGGTTATACAAAATGGATTATTAATTGGAAGAAAAATGGATGGAAAACAAGTTCAGGAAAACCAGTTCAAAATCTTGATCTATGGCAAAAAATTGATCAATTAAGAATTAATGGCCTAATAATGGAATATGTTAAAGGTCATAGCGGGGATAAACAAAATGATAGGGTTGATAAAATTGCAACTAATTACAGCAAAGGTATATCTATAGAAAGTAACTTAAAAAAAGTAGAATCCTCAGTTGATTTTTTTGAAAAAAATGCACCTGCAGAAATTCAGGAATTATTTTCCCGCAATGAATTAATTCAAAAATTTGCAGAAAAAAAGTACCTGTTAAGTTCACCTGAACTAGACATCTTATTAGGTGATGTAAACCACTTAAAGATAAAACAATATTCACTTTTTGAATGGCGTAATTGGAGATTGATTCCTAAAGATAAAAAATATTGGATAATAGAAAAAAAAGAAGCCTAATTTTTTATGAATGAACATAAGGGGGGATTTAAAAATCTTTATAAAAACTTGATTACCCCTGTATTAAAAAGAGACTCTGGAATTGATGCAGAATACTTAACAAATTTATCTCTTAGTCTCCTATCATTCAGTTCAAGAAAATATAATTGGCCTATAGTATCTTCTATCTTAAAAAATCTAAATGAAGAATTTTCTGTAGTTGATAAAAGGTTAACTCAGAACATATGTGGAATAAATTTTTGTAATCCAATTGGTTTAGCTGCGGGTTTTGACAAAAATGGAAATGCTGCAAATATATGGAAAGATTTTGGTTTTGGATTTGCTGAGCTTGGTACAGTCACTAAATTTGCTCAGTATGGAAATCCCAAACCAAGGTTATTCAGATTGGCAGCAGAAGAAGCAGCATTAAATAGAATGGGTTTCAATAATAATGGTGCTGAAAATCTAGTTAAAAACTTTGTCGAACAAGGTATTGAGTTTAAAAAAAACAGGGAGAATATTTGTTTAGGGATAAATTTCGGGAAGTCAAAAATTACAGGTTTATCTCAAGCAAAAGATGATTATTTAACTTCTCTAAAATTATTAATTCCATATTGTGATTACGCAGCGATAAACGTCAGTTCTCCAAATACTGAAGGGCTAAGAAAATTACAAGATCCAATTCTTCTAAAAGAACTTCTCAGAGAAATTAAAAACTTACCTAATTGTCCACCATTATTTGTAAAAATTGCTCCAGATTTATGCCTTGAAGATATTGAAGATATTTGCCAATTAATAATCGAGGAAAACATCGATGGAATAATTGCTACAAACACCAGCATTGATAGATTAGGTCTTGAAAATAGAAAGATCAGGCAAACTGGAT
Coding sequences within it:
- the rplA gene encoding 50S ribosomal protein L1 — translated: MKKLSKRMAALSTKIEDRIYAPLEALSIIKENANAKFDETIEAHIRLGIDPKYTDQQLRTTVALPHGTGQSIKIAVITSGENVSKAKAAGADLFGEEDLVESINKGNMEFDLLIATPDMMPKVAKLGRVLGPRGLMPNPKAGTVTNDIANAIKEFKAGKLEFRADKAGIVHVRFGKASFTKEALFDNLKTLQESIDKNKPSGAKGKYWKTFYVTSTMGPSVQLDINAVQDYQPEG
- the rplJ gene encoding 50S ribosomal protein L10, with the protein product MGRTLENKQKIVTEIKSLLDDSEMAVVLDYKGLTIKEMSDLRSRLQTTNGICKVTKNSLMRKAIDGDSNWNDLESLLTGTNAFVLIKEDVGGAVKAIQSFQKDTKKSETKGALFEGRLLSDSEIKEIASLPSKEVLMAKIAGALSGVATKIAISINEVPSGLARSLKQHSEKSES
- the rplL gene encoding 50S ribosomal protein L7/L12, producing the protein MSAKTEEILESLKSLSLLEASELVKQIEEAFGVSAAASAGVVMAAPGAAGGDADGGAAEEKTEFDVVLESFDAAAKIKVLKVVRNATGLGLGDAKALVESAPKTVKEGIAKADAESLKKEIEEAGGKVTLK
- the rnhA gene encoding ribonuclease HI, whose product is MNSDSIAIEAATDGACSGNPGPGGWGGLIIFDDNSELEIGGSEQNTTNNRMELTAAIKTLEKLKTYKLKENFKLRTDSKYVIEGYTKWIINWKKNGWKTSSGKPVQNLDLWQKIDQLRINGLIMEYVKGHSGDKQNDRVDKIATNYSKGISIESNLKKVESSVDFFEKNAPAEIQELFSRNELIQKFAEKKYLLSSPELDILLGDVNHLKIKQYSLFEWRNWRLIPKDKKYWIIEKKEA
- a CDS encoding quinone-dependent dihydroorotate dehydrogenase gives rise to the protein MNEHKGGFKNLYKNLITPVLKRDSGIDAEYLTNLSLSLLSFSSRKYNWPIVSSILKNLNEEFSVVDKRLTQNICGINFCNPIGLAAGFDKNGNAANIWKDFGFGFAELGTVTKFAQYGNPKPRLFRLAAEEAALNRMGFNNNGAENLVKNFVEQGIEFKKNRENICLGINFGKSKITGLSQAKDDYLTSLKLLIPYCDYAAINVSSPNTEGLRKLQDPILLKELLREIKNLPNCPPLFVKIAPDLCLEDIEDICQLIIEENIDGIIATNTSIDRLGLENRKIRQTGLLLSQENGGLSGRPLQKKANQIIKHIHNIDKKIILIGVGGIDSPESAWERICSGASLIQLYTGWIYKGPQLVPDILEGIIKQLNKHQLSSIKDAIGSDLKWVE